In Sparus aurata chromosome 2, fSpaAur1.1, whole genome shotgun sequence, a single genomic region encodes these proteins:
- the LOC115597426 gene encoding probable serine/threonine-protein kinase kinX, which translates to MEQRPVEEGRRVKEMEQRPVEEGREVKEMEQRPVEEGRRVKAMEQRPVEEGRRVKAMEQRPVEEGRRVKEMEQQPVEEGRREKEMEQQPVEEGRREKEMEQQPVEEGREVKEMEQRPVEEGRQVKEMEQQPVEEGREVKEMEQRPVEEGRQVKEMEQPVEEGRQVKEMEQPVEEGRQVKEMEQQPVEEGRQVKEMEQPVEEGRQVKEMEQPVEEGRQVKEMEQQPVEEGRQV; encoded by the exons ATGGAGCAGCGGCCTGTAGAGGAGGGGAGACGGGTGAAAGAGATGGAGCAGCGGCCtgtagaggaggggagagaggtgaAAGAGATGGAGCAGCGGCCTGTAGAGGAGGGGAGACGGGTGAAAGCGATGGAGCAGCGGCCTGTAGAGGAGGGGAGACGGGTGAAAGCGATGGAGCAGCGGCCTGTAGAGGAGGGGAGACGGGTGAAAGAGATGGAGCAGCAGCCTGTAGAGGAGGGGAGAcgggagaaagagatggagcaGCAGCCTGTAGAGGAGGGGAGAcgggagaaagagatggagcaGCAGCCtgtagaggaggggagagaggtgaAAGAGATGGAGCAGCGGCCTGTAGAGGAGGGGAGACAGGTGAAAGAGATGGAGCAGCAGCCtgtagaggaggggagagaggtgaAAGAGATGGAGCAGCGGCCTGTAGAGGAGGGGAGACAGGTAAAAGAGATGGAGCAGCCTGTAGAGGAGGGGAGACAGGTGAAAGAGATGGAGCAGCCTGTAGAGGAGGGGAGACAGGTGAAAGAGATGGAGCAGCAGCCTGTAGAGGAGGGGAGACAGGTAAAAGAGATGGAGCAGCCTGTAGAGGAGGGGAGACAGGTGAAAGAGATGGAGCAGCCTGTAGAGGAGGGGAGACAGGTGAAAGAGATGGAGCAGCAGCCTGTAGAGGAGGGGAGACAG GTGTGA
- the tubd1 gene encoding tubulin delta chain, whose translation MSVVTVQLGQCGNQVGHELFDIICSDAHEPQRKEYRSASCERFFHHTAHGDLEARAVLVDMESKVINRSMSKAAKSGRWRYGESSHFSQKQGSGNNWANGFCVHGPRHREAVEELVRREVERCDRLAGLMAMMSVAGGTGSGVGTYVTQCLREIYPKSFIVNHLTWPYGTGEVIVQNYNSVLSLAHLYQLSDAILVHENDTVHKICSQLLNLRDISFSDINSIIAQQLGGVLQPALTTDSYGVYSRNPLGELLSALTCHPEYKLLSVSTVPQMPSASVAYSTFSWPGMLKHLRQMLISNTKMEEGIDWQVRPPSGSERTRSVTGVGFNTSLANLLILRGKDVYSAETGGFEDPALYTSWLSPHTAFNLWKSPVPFKYEKSATLVSNSQALLRPLDNMVGKAWNMFASKAYVHQYIKFGFTEEDFLDSFTSLEQVISSYSQLC comes from the exons ATGTCCGTCGTGACGGTGCAGCTGGGTCAGTGCGGTAACCAGGTGGGTCACGAGCTGTTCGACATCATCTGCAGCGATGCTCACGAGCCACAGAGGAAGGAGTACCGCTCAGCCAGCTGTGAGCGATTCTTCCACCACACCGCACACGGAG ACCTGGAAGCCAGGGCGGTGCTGGTTGACATGGAGTCCAAAGTGATCAACCGGAGTATGAGCAAGGCTGCAAAATCTGGCAGGTGGAGGTACGGAGAGAGCTCACACTTCAGCCAGAAGCAGGGCTCCGGAAACAACTGGGCCAACGG GTTCTGTGTGCACGGCCCTCGTCACAGAGAGGCTGTGGAGGAGCTGGTGAGGCGAGAGGTGGAGCGCTGTGACAGACTGGCCGGGCTCATGGCTATGATGAGTGTGGCGGGGGGAACTGGCTCTGGGGTCGGTACCTACGTCACCCAGTGTCTCCGAGAGATCTACCCCAAGTCCTTTATCGTCAACCACCTCACCTGGCCGTATGGGACGGGGGAG GTGATCGTCCAGAACTACAACTCTGTGCTGTCGCTGGCTCATCTCTACCAGCTGTCTGACGCCATCCTGGTGCACGAGAACGACACAGTGCACAAGATCTGCAGTCAGCTGCTCAACCTCAGAGACATCTCCTTCAGCGACATCAACAGCATCATCGCTCAGCAGCTGGGCGGCGTCCTGCAGCCTGCGCTCACCACTGACTCCTATGGCGTCTACAGCAGAAATCCTCTAG GCGAGCTGTTGAGCGCCCTCACATGCCACCCAGAGTACAAGCTGCTCAGCGTGAGCACCGTCCCTCAGATGCCCAGCGCCTCCGTGGCCTACAGCACGTTCAGCTGGCCGGGCATGCTCAAACACTTGCGACAGATGCTCATCTCCAACACCAAGATGGAGGAAG GTATCGACTGGCAGGTGCGTCCACCTTCAGGGTCGGAGCGGACCAGGAGTGTCACAGGAGTCGGCTTCAACACCTCTCTGGCCAACCTGCTCATACTGAGAGGGAAGGACGTGTACAGCGCAGAGACAG GTGGCTTTGAGGACCCAGCTCTGTACACCTCCTGGCTCTCACCTCACACAGCTTTCAACTTATGGAAATCCCCAGTGCCTTTTAAGTATGAGAAATCTGCCACGCTGGTCAGTAACAGTCAGGCTCTGCTCAGACCTCTGGATAACATGGTGGGAAAAGCCTGGAATATGTTTGCATCCAA GGCCTACGTCCATCAGTACATTAAGTTTGGGTTCACAGAAGAGGACTTTCTCGACAGCTTTACATCTCTTGAGCAAGTCATCTCCAGCTACAGTCAACTGTGCTAG